attaatttggaggtggagggtccgtcatggtctggggcggtgtgtcacagcatcatcggattgagcttgttgtcattgcaggcaatctcaacgctgtgcgttacagggaagacatcctcctccctcatgcggtacccttcttgcaggctcatcctgacatgaccctccagcatgacaatgccaccagccatactgctcgttctgtgcgtgatttcctgcaagacaggaatgtaagtgttctgccatggccagcgaagagcccggatctcaatcccattgagcacgtctgggacctgttggatcggagggtgagggctaggccaatccccccaaaaatgtccgggaacttgcaggtgccttggtggaagagtggggtaacatctcatagcaagaactggcaaatctggtgcagtccatgaggaggagatgcactacagtactttatgcagctggtggccacaccagatattgttacttttgattttgaccctccctttgttcagggacacattattaaattcctgttagtcacatgtctgtggaacttgttcagtttatgtctaagttgttgaattttgttatgttcataccaatatttacacatgttaagtttgctgaaaataaacgcagttgacagtgagataatgtttctttttttgctaagtttatttcttgattagataagtattcaaccccctgagtcaatacatgtttgaATCACcgttggcagagattacagctgtgagtctttctatgtaagtctgtaagagctttgcacacctggattgtacattgTTTGCCCATTATTATAAGTTGCCCATTATTATAAGTTGGTTGttcatcattgctagacagccgttttcaagtcttgccatagatttaagacaatttaagtaaaaactgtaactaggccactcaggaacattcaatgtcgtcttagtaagcaactccattgtatatatgaccttgtgttttaggttattgtcctgctgaaaggtgaatttgtctcccagtgtctgttggaaagcagactgaaccaggttttcctctaggattttgcctgtgcttagctctctAACGTTTTTTTCTGCTGGGCAGGCCAACACTTGAGGGATACAAagtgtattgaaagcaggtgcttcctgcttaagcaattaacatcacatcatgcttagggtcatgtataaaatgctgggcaggccattattttggctaccatggcttttcccccataggatgacaatgcccacatccacagggcacgagtggtttgatgagcatgaaaacgatgtaaggCATatgccagggatcatcaactcgaTTCAGCCGCAGAACAATTTTTTTCATGAGTGGATGGTCAggaggccagaacataattacaaataatttgtagactgcaaattgaccgcaagaaaccgatataatatttgactagaacgtaatcatttcaaaccttgtgtACTTTTTTATATGATCACATATACCGTTTTCTCTATTATGAgttggaatactttggaacagatttccaaaattcaaatcacttggagctggcCAATAATTTGGcccgcgggccgccagttggggaaccctgcatatgccatggccgtctcagtcaccagatctcaatccaattgaacactaatgggagattctggagcggcgcctgagacagcgttttccattaCAATCAACAATACACCAAGAATTGTGtctcatccctccaatagagttccagacacttgtagaatctatgccaaggagcattgaagctgttctggcccaacgccctattaagacactttattttggtgtttcctttatttcggCAGTTACCTGCAAATGTTTCCCTTAAATAATGTgcagcttttttttttaccataattTTATTGTAGTATCAGAACACACACCAATGTAGCACTATGCGTACATATAGAGGGTAGCTGGTTTCTGTATTACAGGTCTACCAAGTATTCATACCACAGACAGAGTTTTATGATTTTGTACATGGTCATACCTAGTTACTACCATAGGTGAGAACATAAGATACTCCATCTCTGCAGGTGATCTGTCTATCTGGTCCAAATCACTGATACAGgttcccctccaccctctggtggtatCGATAACTTGTTATTTAGTCTCCAGAGAAACCTGGATTCAAATAAAGATCCAATCTATCAAATTATTATAAGTGGATTTAGGTGTTATTGGCTGGGGTCAAAATGTCCCCCATATTGATACAGATACACTAAACAgtgatttagatttattaagaacaagttgattcaCAAAGTCATGAAAAATGTGAGGATTTTTATAAACCACCTTTGGGCTATAATAAAAAATATGTCAATGAGGTCAAAATAACCCCAGTTTGGTAGTATGAGGGAATGAAAAATAATAAACTCATCAAATAAAAAAGTAAATTATATACACAACAGAAATATTTTGTGAATACattatggttaataagtgataagcggTAATGGGCATTCACTACctttatgaactgtaattcatattattctgtcttgttacagcattcaacccactgTCATTGTCAGGAAGAAGGCATGTGATGGCTGAGAGAAGCTCTAAAATCATTTTTATGTTattatttcataatgcatttcatgtttgaaaaggaaaaccgtgattaaaaaaaatagaaaaatcaaACAAACTGAACCGACCCcaaaaagcactaatcactcagcactagcGTGTGCTCCTTTCTTTTGACGCACTGAAATGTATTCTTCAGTCTGGTGGTATGATTGCAAAACATTCCATTTCCTTGTATTGCAAAGGACAAAAGAAGTCATTGACTGACGGTTTGAGTGCCTGGGATGAAAGAACATTATGTACCAGCCTGTTATTATGTTGTTTGATTTAAAGTGTCTCACTCTGAAacattatttaaatgtttttctcATGTGAGTGCACATTTTAAATAGTGTGTCACAATCAAGCTAGTTTCATTGTACCATCCAATTGAATATAATGGCAGTTTTCAGAAGGTATCCCAGCCGGTCTTGTTTGAGGCAGTCTCAGGCTGTTCCTGTTAGGACTAGAGCCCTGTTGCTGTGGTCTCCCTCTTCTGACAGTAGCCCAGTTGCCCCTCCCCCTGTtatcaacagctctggtgggatGCTTTATCATCCAGATTTACATCTCCTCAGTTATGACATTTACACATGCTCACAGCTTAGATAAGACAGCACTGCTACTTGCTATGTCATCTCCTTGGCACAAAAGGCCTAGAAGCTGCACTGTCTTACGCCCCTTATCAGAGAAGTATAATTTGAGTTTAATATTCTTAAAGACGCTTCTGGATTTCATTTGGCCCAACGTCAAATCTGATGGATTGGATTACCATCAAGGGACCTGTAACTGAGAGAATCCAGGATGTTCCTACTTAGCACTACCCACATTGTATTGATCTCTGTAGGCTTTTCCGGGCCTACAGCGCAGGTTTAGAAGCAGAATGGAGAACGGGTGTGCTACTGTCACAATGTTTTCACTGGCATATTCTGAGCCTCCCACTAGAGGAAGTTTTGAAAGAGTGTGGTTAGAAATAGGTCAAGAGTGTGGGGGCATGTGCGAAAGACATTCACCATGCTACACCGTGCTAGTCTCGTGAAAATCTCACACAGTTttcagatgtgctaacataattgcaaaagggttttctaattatcaattagccttttaaaatgataaacttggattagctaacacaacatgccattggaacacaggagtgatggttgctgataatgggcctcggtacgcctatgtagatattccccaAAAAATcttcagtttccagctacaatagtcatttacaacattaacaatgtctacactgtatttctgatcaattcgatgttattttaatggaccaaaaaaaagcttttctttcaaaaacaaggacatttctaagtgaccccaaacttttgaacggtagtgtataatcTTTTGTTGTTGGGTTTAACTTCCTCCAAATATCAATCAACCCCTGTTCTTCAAAGGGAAATTGAACTGCTCTAGACATTTATAATATGGGACCACCTGGTTGTGAATTGTCCAAATGTGGAGATAATGTGCAATTAAAGTCATCTCCAACTACACAATGTGTATTTGAATGCTTAGCAATCACTAAGAAACATCTATTAATAAATTGTGGGGAATCATCATTTGGTGCATACAAATTAGCTAAAGTAAAATGTATGCTAAATAATAGTCATTAAATAATAACAAACCGACCCTCTGTATCAGTTACCTTATTTTTCAATGTAAAAGACAACCTCTTATTAAGCAGTATACAAACACCGTTTATTTtgaggaggagtgagaggagtcTGACCTACCCATTCCCGTTTAAGCTTTTTGTGCTCCTCGTCTGATAAGTGGGTCTCCTGGAGGAGGACAACGTCACAATCCATTTGTTTTAGTTTAAATATTTTTCCCGTTGAATAACGTGGTTTAAGCCCTTCATGCTATAAATCAAAACGTTAAGTGGTTTCATTGTCAGTATAAAGTGTCAATATAAATCACTACAGACCTTGATTTGAATTGACCTTTCCCTTGTACCCATAACTGCAGACAGAAATGCTCATTTGTTTTTCATgtcaatacaaaacacacacagaaacaacaaGAACATCAACACAAAAATAAGTGTCTCCACTAGAACGAAGGGAGCGCGAACAGTGAAATTAAAAGTAGAGCACATAAAACTGCCACATTCCTGGTTGGCAGATCTTGTTGTTGTGGTGTTCTTTAAACAAGGGAGGTAACTCACAAGACCAATAGTGGGACAATTGTGCAAACTAAGTGGCATTTTGGCCAATAGTATATCTGATGTAATATTTATCACTTGATAATTTCACTTCAGCAACCTATCGTTTTAAAGAGTAGCCTGAAtgcaaaaaataaatatgaaacAAAAAAGGGGAGGAGCCCATAAACAAACCCGCATGGATGTGGCGTTCCCTGCACTccgttataaactatgaaatataGCCTTTTAGGCAAATATTTTCAATAACCTACACTATATGTAATTGCCATAAAACAATGTTAAAAATTAATCATCTTTACTCTGTAGCCTACTAAAAGAGAAAGTGGGAATGAGGAAAGCAGGCTATTCTGTTTGTTCCAGATTAAATCATTACCTTATCATCCTGACAAACTGTAGGTCAAAGATTGATGAATTAGTCCAGCAATAAGGTCCCAATTAAGAGCATAAATCCAGGTACTTTCAAGTCCTTAAttctttagggatagggggcagcattgggaagtttgaatgaaaagcgtgcccagagtaaactgcctgttactcaggccatgaagctagaatatgcatagattTGGgtcgaaaacactctaaagtttccaaaactgttaaaataatgtctgtgagtataacagaactcatatggcaggcgaaaatctgggaaaaatccaaccaggaagtgggaattctgaggtttgtagttttcaagtgaatgcctatcgaatctccagtgtctgtggggtcagattgcatttcctaaggcttccactagatgtcaatgtcaacagcctttagaagttgtttcaggcttctattgtgaaaggggagcaaataagagcactctaagcaGATGGCCCAGGTGAAAGCTTTTAGTTTAGTCACGCTCGTGGCCGTGTTtgcgagctccgttccctttcctttctaatgaaaacagtattgtccggttgaaacattattgaatatttatgataaaaacaccctgaggattgattagaaacatcgtttgacatgtttctacgaactcaaatggaactttttttacttttcgtctggactttgtgCCTGCGCTTTGtacatttggattactggactaaatgCGTGAACAAAAagaaggtatttggacataaaaatgaactttatcgaacaaaacgaacatttattatctaacatggagacctgggagtgccatcagatgaagatcatcaaaggaaagtgattaattttaatgctatttatgacttttgtgacacctctccttggttggaaaatggctgtatggtttttgtgTCTAGgggctgacctaacataatcgcatggtgtgctttcaccgtaaagcctttttgaaatcggacactgtggttggattaacgagaagtttaccTTTAatatggtgtataatacttgtatgtttgaggaattttaattatgagatttctgttgtttgaatttggcaccctgcaatttcactggctgtaggccaggtgttccgctagcggaacccccttcccagaaagattaaccaacaatgcagttttaggaAAAATAAGTGtttagaaagtatttactaaaacaaactgaagtaaaaaataataaaaagggttaataaataaaatagaaaaataacgaataattaaacagcaacaataacataacagtagcgaggatatatacagggggtaatagagattgcgtcatctgtggatctgttgggggggtatgcaaattggagtggctctagggtttctgggaaaatggtgttgatgtgagccatgaccagcctttcaaaacacttaatggctacagatgtgagtgctacgggtcggtagtcatttagacaggttaccttgatgttcttgggcacagggactatggtggtctgcttgaaacatgttggtattacagactcggtcagggacaggttgaaaatgtcagtgaagatatttgccagttggtcagcgcatgctcggagtacacgtcctggtaatccgtctggccctgcggctttgtgaatgttgaccttaaaagtcttactcacatcggtgatcacacagtcgtccggaacagctggtgctctcatgcatgcttcaatgttgcttgcctcgaagcgagcggagtaatttagctcttctggtaggctcgtgtcactgggcttCCTTTTGTGGTCCGtaaaagccctgccacatccgacgagcgtcggagcaggtgtagtacgattcaatcttagtcctgtattgatgctttgcctgtttgatggttcgtcataGCGGAGTATCTTCTCTTTGATTCCAGCTTTCACTTGAATACTTATCCTCACTCATTGCAAATTCCAATTTAGGTCAAGTATGTTCTTTTAACTCATGAAGTTCAATTTAGGCCAAAATTGTCACAGAGCTTGATCAGCAATTCCGTGCTCTTGAAGGTCAGCATCACACTTTGTGGCCTTGCTGCTCCGTGCTCTGGCTGGTCTATCAGAAGTAAAGCAGTGTTTCTGCTTGCCTCAAAGCTCCACTGTAGTGCTGGCATTGACTTTGAGGCTTAACTGATGATTATGTGCAGATTGCTGCAATACTGAGAACTACTGTTTGGGTCTGCTCTGTCCTTAATAAGAGAATGTTTACATTAAGATCGGTTTGAAAGGCTTTGCTTCCTCAATAGTCCAAGGTGGTTTCCTACTTTTTTATTAAGAGGCTTTTGGGGAGGAGAAGGGCTGTGAAATGAATGCCTTTCATATATTACAAGGGTTTCTGAAATATTGTTTTGAAAGCTCACCACCATAATGAAATTGGCGACTTCAAAATGTCTGACGGGTGTTTATCACTAGTATGAAGTTTGAATAGGCTGCTATGTCtctgggcgccgaagacgtggatgtcggttaaggcagccccccgcacctctctgattcagaggggttgggttaaatgcagaagacacatttcagttgaaggcattcagttgtacaactgactaggtatccccctttcctcttTCCCGTATGCGCTCCCTGCTTTCCTGTCACTGCAACACGCATAGGCCTACCTTGTTATTAACATCCTTTCAAAACACAGACTGGTACAAATACAGTACACactgtctctttactgtgtttagAACAAGAGAGTATGAGTATGAAACAGTGGGAAACCaggaaatggtgtgtgtgtgtgtgtgtgtgtgtgtgtgtgtgtgtgtgtgtgtgtgtgtgtgtgtgtgtgtgtgtgtgtgtgtgtgtgtgtgtgtgtgtgtgtgtgtgtttggttacaGCTCTGGGTGCTAGCCTAAGCAACTCTGTTTGTTTTCCAGAAGATGCTCAAGCTGTGGCTGAGGTGCTGCCACCACTGAGGCATCGTCAGTGTGCTGAACGGAGCAAGCAGAGCAGTCTTGACCTGGCAATACACGAATGGCCCAGGGAAGCCACCAGATTGACATTCAGGTTTTGCACGACCTGCGCCAGAAGTTCCCTGAAGTTCCAGAGGGTGTTGTTTCCCAGTGTGTTCTGCAGGTGAGTCTGGTGTCTCCTCATTTTCAATCCatttgttaaaaaatatatataaatattgtaACACCAGTTCTCATCACAAATGACTGATTTGAGCCTTCTCTTTTCCTCAGAATAACAACAATTTGGACGCCTGTTGTGAGTACCTGTCTCAGGTAAGCCCAGGCTACTTGTACAGCAAAGGAGGCAAACTCAACTACCCTGACGACCCCAGCTTCATCAGGTTCCGGAATCCCATGACCCAGCTGAACCTGGCCCTGCAGTCTCAGTCTCAGAATGTGCATGCAACCCCGGGAAGGGACAGCCTGAGGATGAACGGCAGCAGGACACTGTCCCACAGCCTTAGCCTGAGCGACGGGCCCCTACAGACAGGACAGCCCCCGAATAGTGACTTCTTCCAGCAGGAGCCCCAGTCAGCCCCGGTGCAGGTGCCCACCAGCCTCAATGTGTTTGGTGTGATGGAGCCCACGCGCAAGacccagccaccccagcacctggGACTCTACCAGCTGGGGGGGAAAGGACAATCCATGGGCCAACATGGCCAGCAGATGCCCCGCTTCAACCCCATCACTGTCACCCTGGCCCCCAACATCCAGACGGGTCGCAACACCCCCACCTCTTTGCACATACACGGTGGGCCCCATACACAGTCCGGCTTGAGCAGTCCACAGGGTAACTCTATCTACATAAGGCCTTACGTGACCCAGCCCAGCGGTACAACCCGGCAAAGCCAGCAGCAGCTtcagcagcaggcaggcagggcccaGTACAGCCCCACCTCCCAACCCCAGCAGCAGATCTACCAGATCTCCCATCCCACCTCACTGCCTGGCTCCTGGACAGGCCCTTCCTCCCAGCAGCACCAGCACGGCTCCTCACATACCTCACAGCACCAGTCACAGGGCCACCAGACCTCCCATGTCTACATGCCCATCAGCTCCCCCACCAACCCACAggccccctcctctatcctccagGCCCCCTCTGGAGGTCAGGGCTCCTCTTCTGGTGCCTCCTCCTCTGGCATGCCCTCTGGCATGTCCTCCTTCAGCCAGTACAACATCCAGAACATCTCCACCGGACCGCGCAAGAACCAGATAGAGATCAAACTTGAATCTCCTCAGAGGAGTAACTCCACCACGACCACGGCCGTGCTGCGCACCAGCAGTGGCCCCCGCTCcaactcctccacctcctcctcctgcccctcatcctcctcctctgttggggcaGGCCCTGGCCCAACCACCACCCCCCTGTCCATCGGAGGCCCAGGTCTGAGCCGCAGCCAGCCCACTGTTTACATCTCTGCCAGCCCGCCCACTGTTGCTGCTACCACCCCCTCTGACGAGGCCAACATGGCCTCATCCGGCTCTCGCTCCCAGCCCAAGTTTTACATTACTGCTAATAACGATGACGGTGGGGGCAGAAACCCTCCAACCGTCTACATCTCTGCTCAACCACCTCCGCACGGGTCCCAGGGGCCCCGCAATATGGGGGGCCAGGTGAGCATGGGCCCCGCCTAcatccaccaccacccacccaagTCCCGCGCATCTATGGGTGGGGCAGGCACGGCCACCTCGCCCCGAGTGGTGGTCACCCAGCCCAACACCAAGTACACTTTCAAAATCACCGTGTCCCCCAACAAGCCCCCAGCGGTGTCCCCCGGCGTCGTGTCCCCCACCTTTGAGGCTACCAACCTCCTCAGCCTCCCCTCGGACCACCATTTTGTGGAGCCAGACCCACATCATCTCTCAGACCCGCTGTCTGTACACAGGGAGAGGCCCAGTGAGCCACGCAGACTCAGCATGGGCTCAGATGACGCAGCATACACACAAGGTGAGGCCAGATTAGGGTACTAAACTTTTTCATCTGTTAGTTGCTTTGCATTGTCGACGGTCACAGCCTATGGAATTATATAAACACACCAGGATATAGTTCGTTGTGCAATTCTTAGGCTGAACAACAGTATCCCTCAGTCACATGAAGATCAAGTTGTGCAACAAAAGTCAAGTGGCCAAAGAGATATAACATCCACTTACAAAGTATAATGGTTGAACGAGGCTGCAGGAACTTTTAAGAGAGTAACTTTCCCTCATAACAGTAAGGAATAGTATACACTTTTGTCCACCAGTAGTAAATGCTTTTTCCATTGCATTCTGCCAAGAAAGTCATTTGACTATTGCTTATCGTTTATGCCTTGTTTTAACTTGGATTTCCATATGATGACACTAATGCATTTTTAAAGCCAAATTGTGTAGACGCTGGTCTCATTAAATAGCTATCTGTCTTAAAACCCTGCTTCATCTAAGCCTGATTTGAGGGAGTAGGTAGATACATTCTTAAAGGTGACTCGCATGGAGAGGGGTGTGATTGCAGCATGAGTCGGCTGCAATAATGCTGGATTTACGCTGACAGCCCTTTGACTGCGGCAGTGTGAGTCAAATGTGTTGGAGCGCAGTGTTTCCTTTTTTGGACTTTTGACTGTATTACGTGTGAGTCAGTGCCTGTGGCTCTTGCTAGGCGCTCGCTCATGCTGCTGTGACTACTGTggggcttctcttctctctccacggCCCTGAGCCTGGGTCTTCTGCCCCTTATCTTTCACTGCAGGCAGCCCTCTCCATGCATCCCTCTCTGGCTCACATGACATTCCCAGTTTGGCTTGGCCTggtattgtttttgttgtttacTTTGTTATTTCTGTGCCTGGGGGGGGGTAGTAGTTCTTGAGGTGAAAGGTTTATGACATGTAGGCCTAGACTGTCACTGTATGTTACAATTAGAAAAGCAGGGACAGCTCATTTCCACATAGCATATAGCATTTTATGAATGCTTAATAAGACAATATAACACTTCTTATGAAGCGCTATAAGCAATGTTTTTCCCAGGATCAATGTTGACTCCCCCAAAAGCCCTTTCTGAAGTAGGCCATGAAATGAAGAACGATTATGCAACTGTATGATTCTTACTCAGCCCAATGCACGTACAGGATATTTCCGAAAGGGGAAATGTATTTAGCTATAGTGGTAAGCCTGTACTGTAAATTTGGTTGTTAACCTGGCCCTTCAGCTCTCAGAGATTGTCTAAGCCAGGactctccagccctgttcctgtagagctaccgtcctgtaggttttcactccaaccctaatctagcacacctaaTTATATTAATTAGCTGGTTAATAAGCTGAattaggttagttacaactggggttggcgtgaaaactcaacatgtactgcactgacataaatgactgatgattggttgaaagaaattgataataagaatattgtgggagctgtactgttagatttcagttcaGCCTTTGATACTATTGACcgtaacctgttgttgagaaaacatatgttttatggcttttcaacctctgccatatcttGGAtttagagctatctatctaatagaactcaaagggttttctttaatggaagcttctctaatgtcaaacaaatagggtgtggtgtaccgcagggtagttttctaggccctctacttttttctatttttaccaatgactacgtgtcagcaaccacagctaattaaGTTACTGAAACTCTTAAGGAGTTGTAGTccattttggaatgggtggccagtaataaactggtcctgaacatctctaaaactaagagcattgtatttggtacaaatcattcccaaaGCTGTAGACCTCAGCTACATCtgctaatgaatggtgtggctgttgaacaagttgaggagactaaattacttggtgttaccttagattgtaaactgtcatggtcaaaacatatggattcaatggttgtaaagatggggagaggtctttccgtaataaagagatgttcAGCTTGTTTACACAACACTCCACGAAgctagtcctgcaggctctagttttgtcttatcttgattattgtcccgCCATGTGGTCAAGTGCTGCTAAGAAAGacttagttaagctgcagctagcccagaacagagtggcacatcttgctcttcattgtaattagtgggctaatatacagtgcatttggaaagtattcagaccccttgactttttccaaattgtgttatgttacagccttattctaaaatgtattaaatcgttttttttttctcatcaaacaacacacaataccccataatgacaaagcaaaacagttttttagacattttagaaaatgtataaagaaatatatatctgaaatatcacacttacatatgtattcagaccctttactccatATTCttttgaagcaactttggcagcgattatagcctctagtcttcttgggtatgacgctacaagcttggcacacccgtatttgtggagtttctcccattatgctctgcagatcctctaaagctctgtcaggttggattgggtgCGTTGCTGCACAggcattttcaggtctctccagagatgttcgatcgggttcaagtacgggtctggctgggccactcaaagacattcagagacttgtacctaagctactcttgcattgtcttggctgtgtgcttagggtcattgtcctgttggaaggtgaaccttcaccccagtttgaggtcctgagcactctggaacagttttttatcaaggatctctttgtactttgcgccgttcatctttccctcgatcttgactagtctcccagtccct
The window above is part of the Salmo salar chromosome ssa15, Ssal_v3.1, whole genome shotgun sequence genome. Proteins encoded here:
- the LOC106571309 gene encoding TGF-beta-activated kinase 1 and MAP3K7-binding protein 2 isoform X2 — its product is MAQGSHQIDIQVLHDLRQKFPEVPEGVVSQCVLQNNNNLDACCEYLSQVSPGYLYSKGGKLNYPDDPSFIRFRNPMTQLNLALQSQSQNVHATPGRDSLRMNGSRTLSHSLSLSDGPLQTGQPPNSDFFQQEPQSAPVQVPTSLNVFGVMEPTRKTQPPQHLGLYQLGGKGQSMGQHGQQMPRFNPITVTLAPNIQTGRNTPTSLHIHGGPHTQSGLSSPQGNSIYIRPYVTQPSGTTRQSQQQLQQQAGRAQYSPTSQPQQQIYQISHPTSLPGSWTGPSSQQHQHGSSHTSQHQSQGHQTSHVYMPISSPTNPQAPSSILQAPSGGQGSSSGASSSGMPSGMSSFSQYNIQNISTGPRKNQIEIKLESPQRSNSTTTTAVLRTSSGPRSNSSTSSSCPSSSSSVGAGPGPTTTPLSIGGPGLSRSQPTVYISASPPTVAATTPSDEANMASSGSRSQPKFYITANNDDGGGRNPPTVYISAQPPPHGSQGPRNMGGQVSMGPAYIHHHPPKSRASMGGAGTATSPRVVVTQPNTKYTFKITVSPNKPPAVSPGVVSPTFEATNLLSLPSDHHFVEPDPHHLSDPLSVHRERPSEPRRLSMGSDDAAYTQALLVHQKARMDRLWHELELKKKKLEKLKEEVNEMENDLTRRRLERSNSQSQIPSIEEMQQLRCKNRVLQIDIDCLTKEIDLLQTKGPHFNPSAIHNFYDNIGFLGPVPPKPKEPEGLGKDRRTFNVTSTLTMEPSSAPPPPAALPLESSSKSVKTVADQEEDEGTQWSCTACTFLNHPALNRCEQCEFPRHF
- the LOC106571309 gene encoding TGF-beta-activated kinase 1 and MAP3K7-binding protein 2 isoform X4 produces the protein MAQGSHQIDIQVLHDLRQKFPEVPEGVVSQCVLQNNNNLDACCEYLSQVSPGYLYSKGGKLNYPDDPSFIRFRNPMTQLNLALQSQSQNVHATPGRDSLRMNGSRTLSHSLSLSDGPLQTGQPPNSDFFQQEPQSAPVQVPTSLNVFGVMEPTRKTQPPQHLGLYQLGGKGQSMGQHGQQMPRFNPITVTLAPNIQTGRNTPTSLHIHGGPHTQSGLSSPQGNSIYIRPYVTQPSGTTRQSQQQLQQQAGRAQYSPTSQPQQQIYQISHPTSLPGSWTGPSSQQHQHGSSHTSQHQSQGHQTSHVYMPISSPTNPQAPSSILQAPSGGQGSSSGASSSGMPSGMSSFSQYNIQNISTGPRKNQIEIKLESPQRSNSTTTTAVLRTSSGPRSNSSTSSSCPSSSSSVGAGPGPTTTPLSIGGPGLSRSQPTVYISASPPTVAATTPSDEANMASSGSRSQPKFYITANNDDGGGRNPPTVYISAQPPPHGSQGPRNMGGQVSMGPAYIHHHPPKSRASMGGAGTATSPRVVVTQPNTKYTFKITVSPNKPPAVSPGVVSPTFEATNLLSLPSDHHFVEPDPHHLSDPLSVHRERPSEPRRLSMGSDDAAYTQALLVHQKARMDRLWHELELKKKKLEKLKEEVNEMENDLTRRRLERSNSQSQIPSIEEMQQLRCKNRVLQIDIDCLTKEIDLLQTKGPHFNPSAIHNFYDNIGFLGPVPPKPKESSSKSVKTVADQEEDEGTQWSCTACTFLNHPALNRCEQCEFPRHF
- the LOC106571309 gene encoding TGF-beta-activated kinase 1 and MAP3K7-binding protein 2 isoform X5: MAQGSHQIDIQVLHDLRQKFPEVPEGVVSQCVLQNNNNLDACCEYLSQVSPGYLYSKGGKLNYPDDPSFIRFRNPMTQLNLALQSQSQNVHATPGRDSLRMNGSRTLSHSLSLSDGPLQTGQPPNSDFFQQEPQSAPVQVPTSLNVFGVMEPTRKTQPPQHLGLYQLGGKGQSMGQHGQQMPRFNPITVTLAPNIQTGRNTPTSLHIHGGPHTQSGLSSPQGNSIYIRPYVTQPSGTTRQSQQQLQQQAGRAQYSPTSQPQQQIYQISHPTSLPGSWTGPSSQQHQHGSSHTSQHQSQGHQTSHVYMPISSPTNPQAPSSILQAPSGGQGSSSGASSSGMPSGMSSFSQYNIQNISTGPRKNQIEIKLESPQRSNSTTTTAVLRTSSGPRSNSSTSSSCPSSSSSVGAGPGPTTTPLSIGGPGLSRSQPTVYISASPPTVAATTPSDEANMASSGSRSQPKFYITANNDDGGGRNPPTVYISAQPPPHGSQGPRNMGGQVSMGPAYIHHHPPKSRASMGGAGTATSPRVVVTQPNTKYTFKITVSPNKPPAVSPGVVSPTFEATNLLSLPSDHHFVEPDPHHLSDPLSVHRERPSEPRRLSMGSDDAAYTQALLVHQKARMDRLWHELELKKKKLEKLKEEVNEMENDLTRRRLERSNSQSQIPSIEEMQQLRCKNRVLQIDIDCLTKEIDLLQTKGPHFNPSAIHNFYDNIGFLGPVPPKPKGTLSVGHPCK